The following are encoded in a window of Carya illinoinensis cultivar Pawnee chromosome 15, C.illinoinensisPawnee_v1, whole genome shotgun sequence genomic DNA:
- the LOC122297759 gene encoding disease resistance protein Roq1-like, translating into METVKQIVLPVFYDVDPSDVKHQQGSFGEGFAKLKDRFESNEEVLKWKAALEKLANMSGVELKNYRKESGFIEEIIQWVDSIIVNQTPLSVAKYPVGIECRKRDIYQHLSIERNDIIRIVGIFGIGGIGKTTISKDIYNQIYSQFEGSCFLKNVRENSKQVGGLMKLQEILLFEILGKKLDIYDADRGMNVIKHRLCSKRVLLILDDVDELVQIEKLVGDRNWFGLGSRIIITTRNQRLLDKAKVDSKHEVMILDDSEALQLFSLHAVWKDEPLDEYVELSKQVLQYAKGLPLALVVLGSDLKGKSTHQWKSALDKYKNIPNRNIQEVLFVSYEGLDNNEKEMFIDIAFFFNGEPLADIKKIFDSCGFFPDDGIDRLKDKCLITIENGYVRMHDLLQDMGREIVRLESPNEPGQHSRLFFHEDVRHVLEESMGTNKVAGMIIEMPKGKEVIRLSRKAFVRMKKLRVLIIRNASFSSGPNHLSNELRVLDWFEYPLQSLLPNFHGNKLIIFKMRRSFIRELSFIMFKNMTIMDFSECHFLTKVPNVSCILNLEKLIATNCKNLVEVHDSVGSLEYLCQLCFFGCSNLRILPASLKLKSLRSLDLSDCSSLRSFPEICCEMKSLTKLILSGTTVKELPLSIWNLTRLDELRLDVCKNLKRLPINIFHRLEHLQSLGIIGDCTNLVKTLGSTTMEDEISSNQEQLQGWVPPTNSSNGSSAVQVLNQSNFFPISSLYSMFNSRDTLTQLNLSETEIVSLPTWIRGFVALRELYLCYCVNLEEILELPPNIELVDAMGCWSLKRFPEVSRIMEFNGSHIRSLHYICLHGCDKMHENIWNFRGTERLLWKGHYNATMSSENEVAKRGDDDVQLKGNEEWVINIEGPHFLEHIRGIAIALVTFFKEDLRHDNFDPDVEITGISSNCVCRIDSEERLFLSNELPASSDIIPNEPDYIVHYDQYRVWMWYSDLESFEVKVLDNLRVQLRILSNPRDPLWVRVWSRYSIRWGANVVYKHESRAHKRRKMD; encoded by the exons ATGGAAACTGTAAAACAAATTGTTCTACCTGTATTTTACGACGTAGATCCATCAGATGTAAAACATCAACAAGGAAGTTTTGGAGAAGGATTCGCTAAACTTAAAGACAGGTTCGAGAGCAATGAAGAAGTGTTGAAGTGGAAGGCAGCTTTAGAAAAGCTAGCCAATATGTCGGGGGTTGAATTAAAGAATTACAG GAAAGAGTCAGGATTTATTGAGGAAATCATTCAATGGGTCGACTCAATAATAGTAAACCAAACACCTCTAAGCGttgccaagtatccagttgggataGAGTGTCGTAAGCGAGACATTTATCAGCATTTAAGTATTGAAAGGAATGATATTATACGTATTGTGGGGATATTTGGTATCGGTGGAATTGGTAAGACGACTATTTCAAAAGATATCTATAACCAGATTTACTCTCAATTTGAAGGAAGTTGTTTCTTGAAAAACGTTagagaaaattcaaaacaagTAGGAGGTCTGATGAAGCTGCAAGAAATACTTCTTTTCGAGATCTTAGGGAAAAAACTAGATATTTATGATGCTGATAGAGGAATGAATGTGATTAAGCACAGACTTTGCTCTAAAAGGGTTCTactaattcttgatgatgtggatgagttggtccaaattgaaaaattagtTGGAGATCGCAATTGGTTTGGTTTGGGAAGTAGAATTATCATAACAACGAGAAATCAACGTTTACTAGATAAAGCTAAAGTTGATTCAAAACATGAGGTGATGATTTTGGATGACAGTGAAGCTCTTCAACTCTTTAGCTTGCATGCTGTTTGGAAAGATGAACCACTTGATGAGTATGTGGaactctctaaacaagtactaCAATATGCTAAGGGCCTTCCATTGGCTTTAGTAGTGCTAGGTTCAGATCTAAAGGGTAAAAGTACACATCAATGGAAGAGTGCATTGGATAAGTATAAAAATATTCCCAATAGAAATATTCAAGAAGTACTTTTTGTGAGTTATGAAGGATTAGATAATAATGAGAAGGAAATGttcattgatattgcatttttcttCAATGGAGAACCTTTGGCTGAtatcaagaaaatatttgacaGTTGTGGTTTTTTTCCGGATGATGGTATCGACAGGCTTAAAGACAAGTGTCTTATTACTATTGAAAATGGATATGTTCGGATGCATGACTTGCTACAAGATATGGGTCGAGAAATTGTTCGTCTAGAATCACCCAACGAACCTGGTCAACATAGTAGATTGTTTTTTCATGAAGATGTCCGGCATGTGTTGGAAGAAAGCATG GGCACAAACAAAGTTGCAGGCATGATAATAGAAATGCCCAAAGGCAAGGAGGTGATAAGGTTGAGTCGCAAAGCATTTGTACGGATGAAAAAACTTAGGGTGCTTATCATTCGTAATGCAAGTTTTTCAAGTGGACCTAATCATCTctccaatgaattaagagtaCTTGATTGGTTTGAATATCCGCTACAATCTTTGCTACCCAATTTCCATGGAAATAAACTCATTATCTTTAAAATGCGTCGTAGCTTCATCAGGGAGTTAAGCTTCATCATGTTTAAG aataTGACAATTATGGATTTCAGTGAATGccatttcttaacaaaagttcCAAATGTTTCATGCATCCTAAATTTGGAGAAATTGATTGCCACAAATTGTAAAAATTTGGTTGAGGTACATGATTCCGTCGGATCCCTGGAGTATCTTTGTCAATTGTGTTTTTTCGGATGCTCTAACCTCAGAATTCTTCCAGCAAGCCTCAAGTTGAAATCTTTACGCTCCCTTGATCTTAGTGATTGCTCAAGCCTTCGTAGCTTTCCTGAAATTTGTTGTGAAATGAAATCTTTAACTAAATTAATTCTATCGGGCACTACAGTGAAAGAACTACCATTGTCAATTTGGAATCTTACTAGACTTGATGAATTACGACTAGATGTGTGCAAAAACCTTAAGCGTCTCCCAATTAACATTTTTCATCGGTTGGAACATTTACAAAGTCTTGGAATAATTGGTGATTGTACAAATCTAGTAAAGACGTTGGGGTCTACAACAATGGAAGACGAGATTTCATCAAATCAAGAACAACTCCAGGGATGGGTGCCTCCAACGAATTCAAGCAATGGAAGCAGTGCAGTACAAGTGTTGAATCAATCAAATTTCTTTCCAATATCGAGTTTGTATTCCATGTTTAATTCTAGGGACACATTGACTCAGTTAAATCTATCGGAAACTGAAATTGTTAGCCTTCCCACATGGATAAGAGGATTTGTTGCACTTCGAGAGCTCTACTTGTGCTATTGCGTGAATCTTGAAGAAATCTTAGAGcttccaccaaatatagaaTTGGTAGATGCTATGGGATGTTGGTCGTTAAAAAGATTTCCAGAAGTATCAAGAATAATGGAATTCAATGGAAGCCACATCAGATCGCTACATTATATTTGCTTGCATGGCTGCGACAAAATGCATGAGAATATTTGGAATTTTAGAGGGACAGAACGATTACTGTGGAAG GGACATTATAATGCCACTATGTCATCGGAAAATGAGGTTGCTAAGAGAGGGGATGATGATGTCCAAttgaaaggaaatgaagaaTGGGTAATAAATATTGAGGGGCCACACTTTTTGGAGCATATAAGAGGAATTGCAATTGCTCTCGttacattttttaaagaagatCTTAGGCATGATAATTTTGATCCTGATGTTGAGATAACCGGTATCAGCTCAAATTGTGTATGCCGTATTGATAGTGAAGAACGTCTATTTTTGTCTAATGAACTTCCAGCTTCTTCTGATATCATACCCAATGAACCGGATTATATTGTACACTATGACCAATATCGAGTATGGATGTGGTACTCTGATTTAGAATCATTTGAGGTAAAGGTTTTGGACAATTTGAGGGTTCAACTTCGTATTCTTTCCAATCCTAGGGATCCTCTTTGGGTACGTGTTTGGTCACGGTATTCTATAAGGTGGGGAGCCAATGTTGTATACAAGCATGAAAGCAGAGcacataaaagaagaaaaatggattgA